TGTGGCTGCTGCCGGAGGTGCACGGTCTGGCGTGGCAGGTGCCGGTGTTCGTGTGCGGCCTGCTGATGGTGGCCGTGGCCACCGGCCTGTACATCGGCGCACGTTTCGGCCCCGGCCCGCGCGACGGTCTGATGACCGGCCTGCACGCCCGCACCGGCTGGCCCATCTGGGTGGTACGCAGCCTCATCGAAGGCACCGTCCTGCTGATCGGCTGGTGGCTCGGCGGCAACGTCGGCGTGGGCACCCTCGCCTTCGCCCTGCTGATCGGCCCGCTCTGCGGCGTGACGCTGCCGCTGTTCGGCATCCGCAAGCCCGCCCCGGCGCCCGCCACCCCGTAGCGCCCCCGCCGGCGCGTACCGACCAACGGTCGGTACCTACCGCGATGCATCCCATGCCCCGTCGCCCCCCGCGATGCATCCCATGCCCGTCGCCCCCGCGATGCATCCCATGCCCGTCGCCCCCCGCGATGCATCCCATGCCCGTCGCCCCCCGCGATGCATCCCATGCCCCGTCGCCCCCCCGCGGTGCATCCCATGCCCATCGCCCCCCGCGATGCATCCGGTAGTGCCGGCCGCTGGCCGGCTCCACGCACGCCCCCGGCCTGCCAAGCAACGCGTGGGGCGGCAGCGCGAATGCGATGGCGTAGTCCCCCCCTTGCTCTTGGGGGGCATACGCGGCACGCTTCACGCTTCCGTACGCAAGCGTATCGACATGTCGCCAGCCGCCGAATCCCCCGCTTACCCCCATCTGTTCGCCCCGCTGGACCTGGGCTTCACCCAGCTGCGCAACCGCGTCCTGATGGGTTCCATGCACACCGGCCTGGAG
This is a stretch of genomic DNA from Stenotrophomonas rhizophila. It encodes these proteins:
- a CDS encoding YczE/YyaS/YitT family protein, whose amino-acid sequence is MPTSFPLRLLQLLLGLFLYGMGAAVMIRAAIGVAPWDVLSQGIALQTPLSFGVATNVIGALVLLLWWPIRQKPGLGTVLNVMLIGPSAQFGLWLLPEVHGLAWQVPVFVCGLLMVAVATGLYIGARFGPGPRDGLMTGLHARTGWPIWVVRSLIEGTVLLIGWWLGGNVGVGTLAFALLIGPLCGVTLPLFGIRKPAPAPATP